In Caloenas nicobarica isolate bCalNic1 chromosome 5, bCalNic1.hap1, whole genome shotgun sequence, a single genomic region encodes these proteins:
- the PLEKHH1 gene encoding pleckstrin homology domain-containing family H member 1 has protein sequence MISFAMAELTVENGSCTDWQKRCLALESQLFKFRLQASKVRELLAEKMQELEQRVIEAEQRAEDAEKQVRLMEEKIKLANVKTSESDSTLHRKYRELMGTVQGKEDLINRLETQLAKQKQLRTEEAKIVQEKAAKIKEWVTFKLRELELENYHLKNCNQRLTEQIEALQDTLQDMTSIPAFESLWSCNFLKPRASQASFAENVDQKSVLFAPGFRQVCQTGSTKRVLSTANIVLSNDTCTEDEEDKSLLSQSTLKLMSDPSRWNLSTEKDVFPHVSSEHRLGCSDPTPLDPPAEATRILEALTFQSSLEGKHSTVSTLQHVALDGTRFSDDLCARFRSHQLDSSSSGEIISMLESRLQTAEPPLVVSTSAVTTHSFCPGRECSLGSSMTFPKIRTPNTPRDSIQLVKRHYSQPQPGTNSFHRVMSLEASTFQPVTGSPVCHGQVKETDIDDDGVLEKMETEHCLVREEATVCEEINHLSAGQREAVSLEAGVLDPGGKPPTPPLHRFPSWESRIYAVAKSGMRLSEVAAVNDTSSCFSNFSRSTSGPFTCLIYRNVTVPVYTTLKGKATQISNVPFLDESSGSDDDCGSHASFRTSTAGSENRKASMPGSPRAVKRGASMSSLSSESDYAIPPDAYSLDGDYSEPEHKLQRTSSYSTDGGISTEPMEKSGYLLKMGSQVKMWKRRWFVLRNRQIMYYKSPSDVIHKPQGQMELNSSCQIVRGEGSQTFQLMTDKRTYFLTADSPNILEEWIHVLQSILRVQVTSPVGVPHTDAKPTVKGWLTKVKHGHSKLVWCALIGKTFYYYRNHEDRCPLGHLPMRESKVEEVDRSCDSDEDYEATGGGLLSSHCTLVIHPKDQSPTYLLIRTKQEKNTWLYHLTVAAGSSNATVGTSYEQLIGKLLDAEGDPNSPLWKHPMLCYSKDGLHTSLTTLPSEALQTEALKLFKSCQLFINVPVEAPSIDYHVSLAQTALQVCLTHTELQNEIYCQLVKQTSCRQPQNHSVIQCWQLLALCAPLFLPQHHFLWYVKQHLQRHADPRSEIGKYAIYCQRSVDRTVQTGEREAKPSRMEIVSILLRNPYHHSLPFSIPVHFVNGTYQVVGFDGSSTVDEFIQRLNQETGMKKPSHMGFALFTDDPSGRNLEHCLQGNMKICDVISKWEQALKELHPGKYEGGTRIVKLTYKNRLYFQSQAKGETDRERLLLAFQVSNEIANGRFPVNKELALEMVALMAQVEYGDLDRPGPSSPGGTSQSKMQHLLYQVLDKFYPKRYKQNITPEQLRQLADRLAMKWMVLQGCSPPECIRIYLTVARKWPLFGAKVFAAKPVLPSPLEDYPVWIAVNEDGISILDYNTMHVKVSYSYSSVLTFGGCRDDFMIVVSQMRERSSGKNSTEKLFFTMAIPKIVEATLLIASYINYRSTPSLLSSTQPSRSKTSANELWEAESRCFFPSVPRSTKGPTLL, from the exons AAACAGCTGAGGACCGAGGAAGCCAAAATTGTTCAAGAGAAAGCTGCCAAGATCAAGGAGTGGGTAACATTTAAGCTGAGAGAG CTTGAGCTAGAAAATTACCACCTGAAAAACTGTAATCAGAGACTGACGGAGCAAATTGAAGCCCTTCAGGATACATTGCAAG ATATGACCAGCATTCCTGCTTTTGAATCTCTTTGGAGCTGTAATTTTCTGAAGCCCAGAGCATCACAGGCCTCTTTTGCTGAGAACGTAGACCAGAAATCTGTGCTCTTTGCACCTGGTTTCAGACAGGTGTGTCAGACAGGATCTACCAAACGTGTCCTCTCTACAGCAAACATAGTCCTTTCTAATGACACCTGTACTGAGGATGAAGAGGATAAATCTCTGCTTTCCCAGAGCACACTGAAGCTCATGTCTGACCCATCAAGATGGAATCTCTCCACAGAGAAAGATGTATTCCCACACGTAAGTTCTGAACACAGGTTAGGGTGCTCTGATCCCACACCACTGGACCCTCCAGCTGAGGCCACAAGAATCCTTGAGGCTTTGACTTTCCAGTCAtctttggaaggaaaacataGCACTGTGAGCACCTTGCAACACGTGGCTTTGGATGGCACCCGCTTCTCTGATGATCTGTGTGCCAGGTTCCGCTCCCACCAGCTGGACTCCTCTTCTTCTGGAGAAATAATCAGCATGCTTGAAAGCCGTCTCCAAACTGCGGAACCACCCTTGGTTGTGTCAACATCAGCAGTTACAACCCATTCCTTCTGTCCAGGGAGGGAATGCAGCCTTGGCAGTAGTATGACCTTTCCAAAAATACGGACTCCTAATACACCAAGAGACAGTATCCAGCTAGTCAAGAGACATTACAGCCAACCACAGCCAGGGACTAATTCTTTCCACCGTGTAATGAGCTTAGAAGCTAGCACCTTCCAGCCTGTAACAGGCTCTCCAGTCTGCCATGGGCAAGTGAAGGAGACAGACATTGATGATGATGGGGTACTGGAGAAGATGGAGACAGAACATTGTCTGGTGAGGGAAGAAGCTACAGTGTGTGAGGAAATCAACCACTTATCTGCAGGGCAAAGAGAAGCTGTGAGTTTGGAGGCTGGCGTTCTTGACCCAGGAGGTAAACCTCCCACACCACCACTGCACAGATTTCCATCATGG GAGAGTCGAATCTATGCTGTGGCCAAGTCTGGCATGAGGTTGTCTGAGGTGGCTGCAGTGAATGATACTTCCAGCTGCT tttccaaTTTCTCGCGTTCAACTTCTGGGCCATTTACCTGTCTCATCTACAGAAATGTCACAGTGCCAGTCTACACTACGCTGAAGGGG AAAGCCACACAGATCAGCAACGTGCCTTTCTTAGATGAGTCTTCAGGCTCTGATGATGACTGTGGCTCCCATGCCAGCTTCAGGACTTCTACTGCTGGATCTGAGAACAGGAAAGCCAGCATGCCAGGCAGTCCTCGTGCGGTGAAGAGAG GGGCATCCATGTCATCACTGAGCTCCGAGAGTGACTATGCCATCCCTCCTGATGCCTACTCCTTGGATGGTGACTATTCCGAGCCAGAACATAAGCTACAGCGAACATCTTCCTATTCCACTGATGGCGGAATCAGCACT GAACCCATGGAGAAATCAGGTTACTTGCTGAAAATGGGCAGCCAGGTGAAGATGTGGAAGAGACGATGGTTTGTTCTAAGAAACAGACAAATCATGTACTACAAGTCTCCG AGTGACGTTATCCACAAACCACAAGGGCAGATGGAGCTGAATTCTTCATGCCAAATTGTCAGAGGTGAAGGGTCCCAAACATTCCAG CTCATGACAGACAAGAGAACTTACTTCCTGACAGCAGACTCTCCCAACATCCTGGAGGAATGGATTCATGTCCTACAGAGTATCCTGAGAGTGCAGGTGACCAGTCCTGTTGGTGTTCCTCACACTGATGCGAAACCTACTGTGAAAGGTTGGCTCACCAAG GTCAAGCATGGTCACTCTAAGCTGGTCTGGTGTGCACTGATTGGAAAAACTTTCTACTACTATCGAAATCATGAAGATAGG TGTCCTCTAGGGCATCTGCCTATGCGTGAGTCCAAAGTGGAAGAGGTAGACCGTTCCTGTGACTCTGATGAAGATTATGAAGCCACTGGTGGAGGACTTCTCTCATCTCACTGTACACTGGTGATTCACCCAAAGGACCAGAGTCCCACATACTTACTCATTCGTACCAAACAGGAGAAG AATACCTGGCTGTACCATCTGACCGTAGCGGCTGGTAGCAGTAATGCCACAGTGGGCACATCATATGAACAACTCATTGGAAAACTATTGGATGCAGAGGGAGACCCTA ATTCTCCTCTGTGGAAACATCCTATGTTGTGCTACAGTAAAGATGGGTTGCACACATCCctcaccactctgccatcagaGGCTCTACAGACTGAAGCTCTGAAGCTTTTTAAG TCCTGTCAGCTGTTCATCAATGTCCCTGTGGAGGCACCTTCTATTGATTACCACGTGTCACTTgcccagacagcactgcaggtCTGCTTGACACATACTGAGCTGCAGAATGAAATTTACTGTCAGCTGGTTAAACAGACCAGCTGCCGACAACCCCAGAACCACTCGGTCATTCAG TGCTGGCAACTCCTGGCTTTGTGTGCTCCTCTCTTCCTGCCTCAACATCACTTCCTCTGGTACGTCAAACAGCACCTGCAGCGACACGCAGACCCCAG GAGTGAAATAGGCAAGTATGCCATCTACTGCCAGAGATCAGTAGACCGCACGGTGCAGACTGGTGAGCGGGAAGCCAAGCCCTCCCGGATGGAGATTGTGTCCATCCTGCTGAGAAATCCTTACCACCACTCACTCCCCTTCAGCATCCCAGTGCACTTCGTGAACGGAACCTACCAG GTTGTAGGTTTTGATGGCTCCTCAACAGTTGACGAATTCATCCAGCGACTGAACCAGGAGACAGGAATGAAGAAGCCATCCCACATGGGATTTGCTCTGTTCACAGATGATCCTTCTGGCAGGAATTTGGAACACTGCCTGCAGGGCAACatgaag ATCTGTGATGTCATTTCTAAATGGGAACAAGCCTTAAAAGAATTGCATCCTGGGAAATATGAAGGTGGCACAAGAATTGTGAAGTTGACCTATAAGAACAG GCTGTATTTTCAGAGCCAGGCCAAAGGTGAGACAGACCGGGAGCGGTTGCTCCTGGCCTTCCAAGTCAGCAATGAAATCGCCAATGGAAGGTTTCCTGTTAATAAGGAATTAGCTCTGGAAATGGTGGCTCTGATGGCTCAG GTGGAATATGGGGATCTGGATCGACCTGGACCTTCAAGTCCTGGGGGAACATCACAATCAAAAATGCAGCATCTTCTCTACCAGGTCTTAGATAAATTCTACCCCAAACGCTACAAGCAAAACATTACTCCTGAACAGCTCAG GCAACTGGCTGACAGGCTGGCGATGAAGTGGATGGTCCTACAGGGATGCTCTCCACCAGAATGCATTCGAATTTATTTGACAGTGGCCCGTAAATGGCCTCTCTTTGGAGCCAAAGTATTTGCTGCTAAG cCTGTTTTGCCTTCTCCATTGGAAGACTATCCGGTCTGGATAGCTGTGAATGAAGATGGTATCAGCATACTGGATTATAACACTATG CACGTGAAGGTCTCTTATTCATACTCCTCTGTGCTGACCTTTGGAGGCTGTCGAGATGACTTCATGATTGTAGTCAGTCAAATGAGAGAGAGGAGCTCTGGgaaaaacagcactgaaaaacTCTTTTTCACAATGGCAATTCCAAAG attGTTGAAGCAACACTTCTTATTGCCAGCTACATTAACTACCGCTCCACACCTTCACTCCTGTCTTCTACACAGCCCTCCCGCAGCAAAACATCTGCGAACGAGCTCTGGGAGGCTGAAAGCCggtgcttttttccttctgtgcccCGAAGCACTAAGGGGCCCACCCTGCTCTGA